CCCGCCGGATCGCGGGAGCACCGGCGCACACGGGCGGCGAACAGCACGTGGGCGAGGAGCAGCCCGCGGGCGAGGAGCAGCACGCGGGCGGGGAGCCGGCTGTCGCTGCGGAGCGAGGCGCGGGCCGGTAGCAGCCCGCCGGTAGCGGCCCGCCGGTCCCGGGTGCCACTCACCCAGGGACGGGCCGCCCCTTCGGGCGTCGCAGCCCGGCGTCGGTGAGTCGGCGCACGATCTCCTTCGACCCGACCTCCAGCGCCCCGGCGCGCACCGCGTCGGCGTAACGCGCCTCGGGCACGTCGTAGTGGTCGCGCTCGAAGGCGCGGGGCGGGCAGCCGATGGTCGCGGCGAAGGCGTGCAGTTCCTCGAACGACACGTCGCTGACCAGGTGCGACCACATGCGGCCGTGCCCCGGCCAGGTCGGCGGGTCGATGTAGACGGTCACCGGCCGAGCACCTCGGCGAGCGATCCCACCCGTGCGACGGACACCGTCGCCTTCGTGCAGACCCAGTGCGGATCGGGGCCGAGCTCGGGCTCGACGTCCAGGGCGTGCGGCCCCTCCTCGGTGCACACCGGGCACAGCGGCCAGCGCCCGTGCTCCTCGAGCAGCGCGTCCTGGACGTCCTGCGCCACGAGCCCGGTGACGAAGGACACGCCCTCGGGCCACTGCTCGACCCACCACCGGCGGTGGACTATCGCGTCCTCGACCATCGAGACGATCCCCGCATCGGCCACATCGCCCGCGGCGAGGTCGGCCATCACCAGCGCACGCGCGGTGTGCAGCTCCTGTTCCAGGCTGTTCAACTCCATGGACCCATTGTCCCCCGTCGCCCGTAGGGCCCGGGCGTGATCCTCCAGAGGTAGGGACCAAAGGGGGGTTGACGGGATTCGTCCGTGAAAATATCTTTCAAATGTGACCAATGACGTGAAGGAAAGTTTCAACCCGGACTCCCCGCCCGCCCCCGCGGCTCTCGCGGCCAAGGTGCGGACCCTCGCTCCGTCCATGACCCGTTCCATGCAGCGGGTCGCCGAAGCCGTCGCGGGTGACCCCGCCGGGTGTGCCGCCCTCACCGTCACCGGACTCGCGGAACTGACCGGCACCAGCGAGGCGACCGTCGTCCGCACCGCCCGCCTCCTCGGCTACCCGGGCTACCGGGACCTGCGCCTCGCGCTCGCCGGACTCGCCGCCCACCAGCAGTCCGGCAGGGCGCCCGCCGTCACCGCCGACATCGCGGTCGACGACCCCATCGCGGACGTGGTCACCAAGCTCGCCTACGACGAGCAGCAGACCCTCGCCGACACGGCCGCCGGACTCGACACCGTGCAGCTCGGGGCGGCCGTGGCCGCCGCCGCGACGGCCCGCCGCATCGACATCTACGGCGCCGGCGCGTCGTCCCTCGTCGGCCAGGACCTGGCGCAGAAGCTGCTGCGCATCGGCCTGATAGCCCACGCCCACATGGACCCGCACCTCGCCGTGACCAACGCGGTGCAGCTGCGCTCCGGCGACGTTGCCATCGCGATCACCCACTCCGGCTCCACCGGCGACGTCATCGAGCCGCTCCGGGTCGCCTTCGACCGCGGCGCGACGACGGTCGCGATCACCGGCCGCCCCGACGGACCGGTCTCCCAGTACGCCGACCACGTGCTGACCACGTCCACCGCCAGGGAGAGCGAGCTGCGGCCGGCCGCCATGTCGAGCCGCACGAGCCAGCTCCTCGTCGTCGACTGCCTCTTCATAGGGGTGGCCCAGCGGACGTACGAGACGGCCGCGCCCGCCCTGTCCGCCTCCTACGAGGCGCTCGCCCACCGCCACACCCCGCGCAGCCGCTGACCCGGCAGCCCCCGCACCCGCCGAACCGCACGAGCCCGAGAAAGCAGAGCCGCTGTCCATGACCTCCACCACCGACGCGAACGCCGACGCCCCGACCCCCGACGGATACGGCGAACTGCGTGCGCAGCTCGACACCCTCACCACCGAGGCGTTCCGGCCGGAGCTCGCCGAGATCGACCAGCTGCCGACGCCGGAGATAGCCCGCATCATGAACGGCGAGGACTCCACCGTCCCCGCCGCCGTGGCCGAGAAGCTTCCGCAGATCGCCGCCGCGATCGACGCCACCGCCGAGCGCATGGCGCGCGGCGGCCGGCTGATCTACGCGGGCGCCGGCACCGCCGGCCGTCTCGGGGTGCTCGACGCCAGCGAGTGCCCGCCCACCTTCAACACGGACCCGTCCGAGGTCATCGGCCTGATCGCGGGCGGCCCTTCCGCCATGGTCAAGGCCGTCGAGGGCGCCGAGGACAGCAAGGAGCTGGCCGCCGCCGACCTCGACGCCCTGGGTCTGACCGCCGACGACACGGTGGTCGGGATCTCCGCCTCCGGCCGCACGCCGTACGCCATCGGAGCCGTCGAGCACGCCCGCGGCAAGGGCGCGCTCACCATCGGGCTCTCCTGCAACGCGGGCTCCGGACTCGCCGCCGCGGCCGAACACGGTCTGGAGGTCGTCGTCGGGCCCGAGCTGCTCACCGGCTCCACCCGTCTCAAGGCGGGGACGGCGCAGAAGCTCGTCCTGAACATGCTCTCGACGATCACGATGATCCGGCTCGGCAAGACGTACGGAAACCTCATGGTCGACGTGCGCGCGTCCAACGAGAAGCTGCGCGCCCGCTCGCGCCGGATCGTCTCCCTCGCCACCGGCGCCTCCGACGAGGAGATCGAGACGGCACTCACCGCCACCGACGGCGAGGTCAAGAACGCCATCCTCACCATCCTCGGCGGGGTCGACGGCCCCACCGCCGCCACGCTCCTGGCCGACTCCCACGGCCACCTCCGCGCCGCCCTCGCAGCGGTCCGCACCACCTGACGCACCACTCCTCGCACAGCAAGGCACCACGCACCATGGCTACTGAAGACAAGAACCGCGCCACTGCCGCCGCGATCCTGCCGCTCGTCGGTGGCGCTGCGAACGTCAGCTCGATCGCCCACTGCATGACCCGGCTCCGGCTGGGCCTGCACGACCGCTCCCTCGTCGACGACGAGGCCCTCAAGGCGGTTCCCGCAGTGATGGGTGTGGTCGAGGACGACACCTACCAGATCGTCCTCGGCCCGGGCACCGTCGCCCGGGTCACCCCGGAGTTCGAGCAGCTGGTCGAGGAGGGCCGGGCGTCGTCGGAGACGCCCGCGCCCGTCCACACGGCCGAGGAGCTGGCCGACAAGGGCGCCGCGCTCAAGGCCCGGCAGAAGGCGAAGAACTCGACGCCCTTCAAGCTGTTCCTGCGCAGGATCGCGAACATCTTCGTCCCGCTGATCCCCGCCCTGATCGGCTGCGGCATCATCGCCGGCCTCAACGGGCTGCTGGTGAACCTCGGCTGGCTGACCTCGGTGACCCCCGCCCTCGCGGCGATGGCCTCCGGCTTCATGGCGCTGGTCGCGGTCTTCGTCGGCTACAACACGGCGAAGGAGTTCGGCGGTACGCCGATCCTCGGCGGCGCGGTCGCGGCGATCATCGTCTTCCCCGGTGTCGCGAACATCGACGCCTTCGGCCAGACCCTCGCCCCCGGCCAGGGCGGCGTCCTGGGCGCCCTGGGCGCGGCGGTCCTCGCGGTGTACGTCGAGAAGTGGTGCCGCCGCTGGGTGCCCGAGGCACTGGACGTCCTGGTCACACCCACGCTCACGGTGCTGATCTCCGGCCTCGTCACGATCTTCGGCCTGATGTACGTGGCCGGTGAGGTCTCCTCCGCCATCGGCACCTTCGCGGACTGGCTGCTCTCCACGGGCGGCGCGGGCGCGGGCTTCCTTCTCGGCGGTTTCTTCCTGCCCCTGGTGATGCTGGGCCTGCACCAGGCCCTCATCCCGATCCACACGACGCTGATCGAGCAGCAGGGCTTCACGGTCCTGCTCCCGATCCTCGCCATGGCCGGAGCCGGCCAGGTCGGCGCGGCGGCCGCGGTCTACCTCCGCCTCCCCCGCAACGAGTCGATCCGCAGGACCATCAGGTCCGCCATGCCCGCAGGCCTGCTGGGCATCGGTGAACCCCTGATCTACGGCGTCTCGCTCCCCCTGGGCCGCCCTTTCATCACGGCGTGTGTGGGCGGCGCGTTCGGCGGCGGCTTCGTGGGCCTGTTCAACCAGCTCGGCGACTCCGTCGGGTCCACGGCGATCGGCCCGTCCGGCTGGGCACTGTTCCCGCTGCTCGACGGCAACCACGGTCTGGGCTCGACGATCGCGATCTACGCGGGCGGTCTGCTGGTCGGCTATGTCGCGGGCTTCGTCGCCACGTACTTCTTCGGCTTCAGCAAGTCCCTGCTGGCGGAGTTCAACGTCTCCCAGGAACCGGCTACCTCCACGGTCGCGGCCACCGGCCCGGCCGCCTCCTCGGGCGACAGTCCGGCGAAGGAGCCGGCGGGGGTCTGACCCCCCGCGGACGTTCGTGACCCGACGGTTCCGCCGGGTCACGAACGGTCACGAAAACACCGCGGCATTTTCCGCACCATCACGTGTGTGTAGGCAATTGATTGCAGGGCACCAGAGGTCACGGAGGTTGATAACTATGGTTCCCCTGCTTCTCGTTCTTCTGCTCGCCCTGATCCTTTTCGGTGCCGGTTTCGCACTCAAGGCACTCTGGTGGATCGCCGTGATCGTGCTCGTGGTCTGGCTCGTGGGATTCTTCGTGCGCCCGGCAGCCGGCGGCGGCAAGCGTGGCCGGTGGTACCGCTGGTAAACGGCCCCGACCAGCATTGACGCGGGTGGCGCACGGTCTTCGGACCGTGCGCCACCCGCGTTTTTCCGTGTTCTCCGAATTCCCCGCGCATGAACCGGAAATGGCCGGGCAGCCGATTACCGAGCGGCACTCGTCCTCATCACGACGGGATTCGCCGCGCCGAATGAACCGTCGAGGAAGGAGCCGATTATGAGCGACAACCTGTGGGGCTACCAGCCTTCGAGCGGTCACACCGCGGGCGCCGATCTGACCGGATTCTCGGTCGAGGCGACGGACGGAAACATCGGCAAGGTCGACAAGCACTCCGACGACGTGGGCTCCGCCTATCTGGTCGTCGACACCGGTGTCTGGATCTTCGGCAAGGACGTCCTGCTTCCGGCGGGCACCGTCAAGAGGATCGACACGGAGCACCGGACGGTGTTCGTGGACCTGACCAAGGATCAGATCAAGGACTCCCCGGAGTTCGACAAGCACAAGCATGCGAGCGACCCGGGCTATCACGCCCAGGTCGGCGGCTACTACGACAGCTACCGCATCGTCTGATCCCAGCAGTTCGACGAACAGAGGCGGGGTCGGCTCCCCTGGAGCCGGCCCCGCCGTCCGGCTGTTCGGAGCCGCGGCCGCCGTGCCCCGGCAGGGCCGGTCTTCGGCCAATTCCCAGCAGCCCCGTTGGCTCCTCCGGTGA
The DNA window shown above is from Streptomyces sp. Alt3 and carries:
- a CDS encoding DUF4031 domain-containing protein yields the protein MTVYIDPPTWPGHGRMWSHLVSDVSFEELHAFAATIGCPPRAFERDHYDVPEARYADAVRAGALEVGSKEIVRRLTDAGLRRPKGRPVPG
- a CDS encoding MurR/RpiR family transcriptional regulator, whose protein sequence is MTNDVKESFNPDSPPAPAALAAKVRTLAPSMTRSMQRVAEAVAGDPAGCAALTVTGLAELTGTSEATVVRTARLLGYPGYRDLRLALAGLAAHQQSGRAPAVTADIAVDDPIADVVTKLAYDEQQTLADTAAGLDTVQLGAAVAAAATARRIDIYGAGASSLVGQDLAQKLLRIGLIAHAHMDPHLAVTNAVQLRSGDVAIAITHSGSTGDVIEPLRVAFDRGATTVAITGRPDGPVSQYADHVLTTSTARESELRPAAMSSRTSQLLVVDCLFIGVAQRTYETAAPALSASYEALAHRHTPRSR
- the murQ gene encoding N-acetylmuramic acid 6-phosphate etherase yields the protein MTSTTDANADAPTPDGYGELRAQLDTLTTEAFRPELAEIDQLPTPEIARIMNGEDSTVPAAVAEKLPQIAAAIDATAERMARGGRLIYAGAGTAGRLGVLDASECPPTFNTDPSEVIGLIAGGPSAMVKAVEGAEDSKELAAADLDALGLTADDTVVGISASGRTPYAIGAVEHARGKGALTIGLSCNAGSGLAAAAEHGLEVVVGPELLTGSTRLKAGTAQKLVLNMLSTITMIRLGKTYGNLMVDVRASNEKLRARSRRIVSLATGASDEEIETALTATDGEVKNAILTILGGVDGPTAATLLADSHGHLRAALAAVRTT
- a CDS encoding PTS transporter subunit EIIC, giving the protein MATEDKNRATAAAILPLVGGAANVSSIAHCMTRLRLGLHDRSLVDDEALKAVPAVMGVVEDDTYQIVLGPGTVARVTPEFEQLVEEGRASSETPAPVHTAEELADKGAALKARQKAKNSTPFKLFLRRIANIFVPLIPALIGCGIIAGLNGLLVNLGWLTSVTPALAAMASGFMALVAVFVGYNTAKEFGGTPILGGAVAAIIVFPGVANIDAFGQTLAPGQGGVLGALGAAVLAVYVEKWCRRWVPEALDVLVTPTLTVLISGLVTIFGLMYVAGEVSSAIGTFADWLLSTGGAGAGFLLGGFFLPLVMLGLHQALIPIHTTLIEQQGFTVLLPILAMAGAGQVGAAAAVYLRLPRNESIRRTIRSAMPAGLLGIGEPLIYGVSLPLGRPFITACVGGAFGGGFVGLFNQLGDSVGSTAIGPSGWALFPLLDGNHGLGSTIAIYAGGLLVGYVAGFVATYFFGFSKSLLAEFNVSQEPATSTVAATGPAASSGDSPAKEPAGV
- a CDS encoding hydrophobic protein — protein: MVPLLLVLLLALILFGAGFALKALWWIAVIVLVVWLVGFFVRPAAGGGKRGRWYRW
- a CDS encoding PRC-barrel domain-containing protein, encoding MSDNLWGYQPSSGHTAGADLTGFSVEATDGNIGKVDKHSDDVGSAYLVVDTGVWIFGKDVLLPAGTVKRIDTEHRTVFVDLTKDQIKDSPEFDKHKHASDPGYHAQVGGYYDSYRIV